From the Rhodoferax mekongensis genome, one window contains:
- a CDS encoding HpcH/HpaI aldolase/citrate lyase family protein: MSMAAPYTYLFVPGNRPERFAKAAASEAERVILDLEDAVAPADKAAARQAIHTWMHAASTNLPPQRLMVRINDARSDFFADDLALLRTLPACGVMLAKAERAADLQTVRNAMHLDTELLALVETAAGIAACPSIASHASVTRLALGALDLMVDLNIPADSPTLTLAASQLVLASRAAGIAAPVAGVTPSVLAEHTLADMQDALRLGFGAKMCIHPAQLTGVRRALAPLPAEVDWAQEVITAWDAAHAGNGPTGALQVQGKMVDKPVYLRAQRILNLQQFSQAAA, from the coding sequence ATGAGCATGGCAGCCCCCTACACCTACCTCTTCGTTCCAGGCAATCGCCCGGAGCGCTTTGCCAAAGCGGCAGCAAGCGAGGCCGAGCGCGTCATCCTGGATCTGGAAGATGCGGTTGCGCCTGCGGACAAAGCTGCAGCACGACAGGCGATCCACACCTGGATGCACGCCGCCTCCACCAACTTGCCACCGCAGCGACTGATGGTGCGCATCAACGACGCGCGCAGCGACTTCTTTGCTGACGACCTGGCCCTTCTGCGCACCTTGCCCGCCTGCGGCGTCATGCTGGCCAAAGCGGAACGCGCTGCAGACCTGCAAACGGTCCGTAACGCCATGCATCTGGACACAGAGTTGCTGGCTTTGGTGGAAACCGCAGCCGGTATCGCAGCCTGCCCATCCATCGCCAGCCACGCATCAGTCACCCGGCTCGCGCTGGGCGCCTTGGATCTGATGGTGGACCTGAACATCCCAGCGGACAGCCCTACGCTCACGCTGGCAGCCTCTCAGCTGGTGTTGGCCTCGCGGGCCGCAGGGATTGCCGCACCGGTGGCGGGCGTTACGCCCTCGGTACTGGCCGAGCACACCCTCGCCGATATGCAAGACGCCCTGCGCCTCGGCTTCGGCGCCAAGATGTGCATCCACCCCGCCCAACTGACAGGCGTACGCCGTGCCTTGGCTCCGCTGCCTGCGGAGGTCGATTGGGCGCAGGAAGTTATCACCGCCTGGGATGCAGCTCACGCAGGCAATGGCCCCACGGGTGCGCTCCAAGTGCAGGGAAAGATGGTGGACAAACCTGTCTACCTGCGCGCCCAACGCATCCTGAACCTCCAACAGTTTTCCCAAGCGGCCGCCTGA
- a CDS encoding CaiB/BaiF CoA transferase family protein: protein MQPLKGITVVTLEHAIAAPFATRQLADMGARVIKIERPGTGDFARGYDERVRGLASHFVWTNRSKESLTLDVKHEEAQKILMRLIIEEADVVVQNLAPGAASRLGLSYEALSKVKPGIIVCDISGYGSDGPYRDKKAYDLLIQSEAGFVSVTGTPDTPSKAGPSIADIAAGMYAYTNILAALMHRQQTGQGQRIDISMLEALGEWMNYPLYYAFEGAAPPARTGASHATIYPYGPFAAGDGKTVMLGLQNEREWKIFCDKVLLQPQLASEERFSSNAKRSAQRAELSAMILQAFSSLTAADVAQRLEEAGIANAQVNTMAEVWEHPQLEARQRWTTVETAKGTVPALIPPGSWQHGAARMDPVPALGQHTDAILAQQGYSTAQIDALRTEGAV, encoded by the coding sequence ATGCAACCTCTCAAAGGCATTACCGTTGTCACGCTGGAACACGCCATTGCAGCGCCCTTTGCCACCCGCCAGCTGGCCGACATGGGAGCCCGTGTCATCAAGATTGAACGCCCCGGCACCGGCGACTTTGCCCGGGGTTATGACGAGCGTGTGCGCGGCCTGGCCTCGCACTTTGTCTGGACCAACCGCTCCAAAGAGAGCCTGACCCTGGACGTCAAACACGAGGAAGCGCAAAAGATCCTGATGCGCCTCATCATCGAAGAAGCTGATGTCGTGGTGCAGAACCTGGCGCCCGGCGCTGCCTCACGGCTGGGCTTGTCGTATGAAGCGCTCTCCAAGGTCAAGCCCGGCATCATCGTCTGCGATATCTCCGGCTACGGCAGCGATGGCCCCTATCGCGACAAAAAAGCCTACGACCTCTTGATCCAGAGCGAAGCCGGTTTCGTCTCTGTCACCGGCACCCCCGACACGCCGTCCAAAGCCGGCCCATCGATTGCCGACATTGCCGCCGGCATGTATGCCTACACCAACATCCTGGCCGCGCTGATGCACCGCCAGCAAACCGGCCAGGGGCAGCGCATCGACATTTCCATGCTCGAAGCACTGGGCGAGTGGATGAACTACCCGCTGTACTACGCGTTCGAGGGCGCTGCACCCCCGGCACGCACCGGTGCCAGCCACGCCACCATTTACCCCTACGGGCCCTTTGCTGCCGGTGATGGCAAAACCGTCATGCTGGGCCTGCAAAACGAACGGGAATGGAAAATCTTCTGCGACAAGGTGCTGCTGCAACCGCAACTCGCCAGCGAAGAACGCTTCTCCAGCAATGCAAAGCGCAGTGCCCAGCGCGCAGAACTGTCTGCCATGATTCTGCAAGCGTTCTCCAGTCTCACCGCCGCTGATGTGGCGCAGCGCTTGGAAGAAGCTGGCATCGCGAATGCCCAGGTCAACACCATGGCTGAAGTGTGGGAACACCCCCAGCTAGAGGCACGCCAACGCTGGACCACAGTGGAAACCGCCAAAGGCACCGTCCCCGCCCTGATTCCACCCGGCAGTTGGCAACACGGCGCAGCGCGCATGGACCCGGTGCCAGCCCTGGGCCAGCACACCGATGCCATCCTCGCGCAACAGGGTTACAGCACTGCCCAGATAGACGCCCTGCGCACCGAAGGTGCAGTCTGA
- a CDS encoding class-II fumarase/aspartase family protein: MSSTIIDSKIFTDMFSDTAMRQVWSDENRTAKYLDIERALAKVQGELGIIPKEAADEIVKNCEPSQIDWVKLKAKTEQIGYPIIAVVNQINANCRDKLGEYCHWGATTQDITDTAAVLQIREALALVEADLKDISGSLAKLAKAHRDTPIIGRSNLQQATPITFGYKMASILAGIERHRERLEQLKPRVLVGEFGGASGTLSSLETGAMETQAGLMKELGLGQPLISWHTVRDNFAEVGAFLGIVGGSLGKIAMDVKLLMQTEVAEVFEPYAPGRGSSSTMPQKRNPISCLYIHANISVVRQLAASLMDAMVADHERSTGPWEIEWVAMPEIFCLMSGALKQTKFILAGLEVDAAQMRSNIDMTHGLVMSEAVMMGMGPYIGREYAHDLVYDICREALKQKRHLIELLAEHPEINKHVTREQLEGFCDPMNNLGQAGVMVDRVLNSLKD, from the coding sequence ATGTCTTCCACCATCATCGACTCCAAGATCTTCACCGACATGTTCAGCGACACCGCGATGCGCCAAGTCTGGTCGGACGAAAACCGCACGGCCAAGTACCTCGACATCGAGCGTGCCCTGGCCAAAGTGCAAGGCGAGTTGGGCATCATCCCGAAAGAAGCAGCTGACGAAATCGTGAAGAACTGCGAACCCAGCCAGATCGATTGGGTGAAGCTCAAGGCCAAAACCGAGCAGATCGGCTACCCCATCATTGCGGTGGTCAACCAGATCAACGCCAACTGCCGCGACAAGCTGGGTGAGTATTGCCACTGGGGCGCAACCACCCAGGACATCACCGACACCGCCGCCGTGCTGCAGATCCGCGAAGCTTTGGCCCTGGTCGAAGCCGACTTGAAAGACATCTCGGGCTCGCTGGCCAAGCTGGCCAAAGCGCACCGCGACACCCCCATCATCGGCCGCAGCAACCTGCAACAAGCCACCCCCATCACCTTCGGCTACAAAATGGCCAGCATTCTCGCGGGCATTGAGCGTCACCGCGAGCGTTTGGAGCAACTCAAGCCCCGTGTGTTGGTCGGCGAATTCGGCGGCGCATCGGGCACCTTGTCCTCGCTGGAAACCGGCGCCATGGAAACCCAGGCCGGATTGATGAAAGAACTGGGCCTGGGCCAACCGCTGATCTCCTGGCACACCGTGCGTGACAACTTTGCAGAGGTGGGTGCGTTCCTCGGCATTGTGGGTGGCTCGCTGGGCAAGATCGCCATGGACGTGAAGCTGCTCATGCAAACCGAAGTGGCCGAGGTGTTCGAGCCCTATGCCCCCGGCCGTGGCTCGTCCTCCACCATGCCGCAAAAGCGCAACCCGATTTCTTGCCTCTACATCCACGCCAACATCTCGGTGGTGCGCCAGTTGGCCGCGTCCCTGATGGACGCCATGGTGGCGGACCACGAGCGCTCCACCGGCCCGTGGGAAATTGAATGGGTGGCCATGCCCGAGATCTTCTGCCTGATGTCCGGCGCACTCAAGCAAACCAAGTTCATCCTGGCAGGCCTGGAAGTGGACGCCGCCCAGATGCGTAGCAACATCGACATGACCCATGGCCTCGTCATGTCCGAAGCCGTGATGATGGGCATGGGCCCCTACATCGGTCGTGAGTACGCGCACGACCTGGTCTACGACATCTGCCGCGAAGCACTCAAGCAAAAGCGCCACCTGATTGAGCTGTTGGCTGAGCACCCAGAGATCAACAAACACGTCACCCGCGAACAGCTGGAGGGCTTCTGCGATCCGATGAACAACCTCGGCCAAGCCGGCGTCATGGTCGACCGGGTACTGAACTCTTTGAAGGACTGA
- a CDS encoding tripartite tricarboxylate transporter permease — protein sequence MELFEHLSLGFGVAFTGQNLIYAFIGCLLGTLIGVLPGIGPLATIAMLLPATYALPPVAALIMLAGIYYGAQYGGSTTAILVNLPGESSSVVTVIDGYQMARNGRAGPALAAAGLGSFFAGCVGTLILAAFAGPLTELAFKFGPAEYFSLMILGLIGAVVLASGSLLKAIAMIVLGLLLGMVGTDVNSGVARFSFDIPELTDGIGFIVIAMGVFGYGEIISNLAKSESEREVFSASVSGLLPTKQDFKDMFPAVLRGTALGSVLGILPGGGAVMAAFAAYTLEKKTKLRPGEVPFGKGNIRGVAAPESANNAGSQTSFIPLLTLGIPPNAVMALMVGAMTIHNIQPGPQVMTSNPELFWGLIASMWIGNLMLVILNLPLIGIWIKLLTVPYSWLFPSIVLFCAIGVYSTNNNTFDIWMVGLFGVIGYLFIKLGTEPAPLLLGFILGPMMEEYLRRALLLSRGDWSVFVTRPLSASLLVAALALLVVVMLPSIKAKREEAFVED from the coding sequence ATGGAACTCTTTGAACACCTCTCCTTAGGTTTCGGTGTGGCCTTCACCGGCCAGAACCTGATTTATGCCTTCATCGGCTGTCTGCTGGGTACCTTGATCGGCGTTTTGCCCGGCATCGGCCCCTTGGCCACCATTGCCATGCTGCTGCCCGCCACCTATGCCTTGCCTCCTGTGGCGGCATTGATCATGCTGGCCGGTATTTACTACGGCGCCCAGTACGGAGGATCGACTACCGCCATTCTGGTGAACCTGCCCGGCGAGTCTTCGTCGGTGGTGACCGTCATTGACGGTTACCAGATGGCCCGTAATGGACGCGCAGGTCCTGCGCTGGCTGCAGCGGGCTTGGGTTCTTTCTTTGCCGGTTGCGTGGGTACCCTGATCCTGGCGGCCTTTGCAGGCCCCTTGACCGAGCTGGCCTTCAAGTTCGGCCCTGCCGAGTACTTCAGCCTGATGATTCTGGGCTTGATCGGTGCGGTGGTGCTGGCTTCGGGCTCCCTGCTCAAGGCCATTGCCATGATTGTGCTGGGGCTCTTGCTGGGCATGGTGGGCACCGATGTGAACTCCGGTGTGGCCCGTTTCAGCTTTGATATCCCTGAGCTCACCGACGGTATCGGCTTCATCGTGATCGCCATGGGCGTGTTCGGCTACGGCGAGATCATCAGCAACCTGGCCAAGAGCGAGAGTGAACGTGAAGTCTTCTCGGCTTCTGTTTCCGGTCTCTTGCCTACCAAACAGGACTTCAAGGACATGTTCCCCGCTGTGCTGCGGGGTACCGCTTTGGGTTCGGTGCTGGGTATCTTGCCCGGTGGTGGTGCGGTGATGGCGGCCTTTGCGGCCTACACCCTGGAGAAGAAGACCAAGCTGCGTCCCGGTGAAGTGCCTTTCGGCAAGGGCAACATCCGCGGGGTGGCCGCGCCTGAGTCGGCGAACAACGCAGGAAGCCAGACTTCTTTCATTCCTCTGCTGACCCTGGGTATCCCACCGAATGCGGTGATGGCCCTGATGGTGGGTGCGATGACCATCCACAACATCCAGCCCGGACCGCAGGTGATGACAAGTAACCCCGAGCTCTTCTGGGGTCTGATTGCTTCCATGTGGATCGGCAACCTGATGCTGGTGATCCTGAACCTGCCTTTGATCGGGATCTGGATCAAGCTGCTTACTGTGCCTTACAGCTGGTTGTTCCCTTCTATCGTGCTGTTCTGTGCGATCGGGGTGTATTCGACCAACAACAACACCTTCGATATCTGGATGGTGGGTCTGTTCGGGGTGATCGGGTATCTGTTCATCAAGCTGGGCACAGAACCCGCTCCGCTTTTGCTGGGCTTTATTCTGGGGCCGATGATGGAGGAGTACTTGCGCCGGGCGCTTCTGCTCTCCCGTGGGGACTGGAGTGTGTTCGTCACCCGGCCACTCTCAGCCAGCCTGTTGGTGGCGGCGCTGGCTCTTCTGGTGGTGGTGATGCTGCCTTCCATCAAGGCCAAGCGGGAGGAGGCGTTTGTGGAGGATTGA
- a CDS encoding FAS1-like dehydratase domain-containing protein, whose protein sequence is MNLQDWIGRSETVDDIATATPYAALSATLDWPPPLAGQRPAPGTPLPYLWHWLYFLPMYAQSEIGADGHAKRGSFLPPVPLPRRMWAGSDFTFHAPLLVGDALRRTSTIVDVKEKSGRTGNLIFVKVRHEISRNGEGQPALTEHHNIVYRDAPKPDDVVPAPTPAHASSAWERRIVPDDVLLFRYSALTFNGHRIHYDRKYVTEVEGYPGLIVHGPLIATLLMDLLRSNKPGAVVSHFEFKAVRPTFDIHPFSVHGEPSVDGKTVRLWGRDHEGFLTMDATATLA, encoded by the coding sequence ATGAATTTGCAAGACTGGATCGGCCGCAGCGAAACCGTGGACGACATCGCGACTGCGACGCCCTACGCAGCGCTGTCCGCCACCCTGGACTGGCCCCCACCCTTGGCAGGGCAACGCCCCGCCCCCGGCACCCCCCTGCCGTACCTCTGGCACTGGCTGTATTTCTTGCCGATGTACGCCCAATCAGAAATCGGCGCCGACGGCCATGCCAAGCGCGGCAGCTTTTTGCCCCCCGTGCCCCTACCCCGCCGCATGTGGGCGGGCAGCGACTTCACCTTTCACGCGCCTTTGTTGGTAGGTGATGCGCTTCGCCGCACCTCCACCATCGTGGACGTGAAGGAAAAATCCGGACGCACCGGCAACCTGATCTTTGTAAAGGTGCGCCACGAAATCAGCCGTAACGGGGAAGGTCAACCGGCCCTCACCGAGCACCACAACATCGTTTACCGAGATGCCCCCAAGCCGGATGACGTGGTGCCCGCACCCACACCGGCCCATGCAAGCTCTGCGTGGGAGCGCCGCATCGTGCCGGACGACGTGCTCTTGTTCCGCTACTCCGCGCTGACATTCAACGGCCACCGCATTCACTACGACCGCAAATACGTCACCGAAGTCGAGGGCTACCCCGGCCTCATCGTTCACGGCCCGCTGATTGCCACCTTGCTGATGGACCTGTTACGCAGCAACAAGCCCGGTGCGGTGGTCAGCCATTTCGAATTCAAGGCCGTACGGCCCACGTTTGACATTCACCCCTTCTCCGTGCACGGAGAGCCGTCTGTAGACGGCAAGACGGTGCGCCTGTGGGGCAGAGACCACGAAGGGTTTCTGACCATGGATGCCACTGCCACGCTTGCCTGA
- a CDS encoding tripartite tricarboxylate transporter TctB family protein — protein sequence MKIQSQKDFFAGLMFTVVGGSFAAGASQYTLGSGAKMGPGYFPLILGILLAVLGCAIAVKSMITPTPDGDKIGKFAWKPLFFIIAANLVFGASIGGLPVIGLKPLGLIVGIYLLTYIASHAGEEHKFKEVAVLATILALLSYVAFIVLLKLQFPVWPAYFTA from the coding sequence GTGAAAATCCAAAGTCAAAAAGACTTCTTTGCCGGACTGATGTTCACGGTGGTGGGAGGCAGCTTTGCTGCCGGCGCCAGCCAGTACACGCTGGGCAGCGGAGCAAAAATGGGACCGGGCTACTTCCCGCTCATTCTGGGCATCCTGCTCGCCGTGCTGGGCTGTGCCATTGCCGTTAAAAGCATGATCACCCCCACGCCTGACGGCGACAAGATAGGCAAATTCGCCTGGAAACCCCTGTTCTTCATCATCGCTGCCAACCTGGTGTTCGGCGCATCCATCGGCGGACTGCCCGTGATTGGCCTCAAACCCCTGGGCCTGATCGTGGGCATCTATTTGCTCACCTACATCGCCAGCCACGCAGGTGAAGAACACAAGTTCAAGGAAGTCGCCGTGCTGGCCACCATCCTGGCGCTCTTGAGCTATGTGGCCTTCATCGTTCTCCTCAAGCTGCAGTTCCCCGTTTGGCCTGCGTACTTCACTGCCTGA